A window from Nitrospinaceae bacterium encodes these proteins:
- a CDS encoding TIGR03619 family F420-dependent LLM class oxidoreductase — translation MVDKEVKIGIAMRNFTAFPELPDAQALIEYGVKMETLGFESLWVWDHILLGVEPHFPIIESLSLLTAVAARTDKIKLGTGVLVLPLRNPLVLAKQLSSIDQISQGRLIVGMASGWYKREFDAVGVPFEKRGNIMDQNIEIMNRLWTEDMVRAEYGQYNLRNSVMFPKPVQQPRPQILIGGYVDRVLKRAGQKGDGWLTYFYTPESFTASWEKVCRFAEEAGRDPASLESTNQLPIMVGGSRSEVEGPMNEWLNTEWDYADWSDSTAQSAIMGTADECVEQIQVHIATGVNRLIFVPYKYEMEQVDILAKEIVPRLKGI, via the coding sequence ATGGTGGACAAAGAAGTGAAAATCGGAATTGCGATGCGGAACTTCACCGCATTTCCCGAACTTCCTGATGCCCAGGCGCTGATCGAATACGGCGTAAAGATGGAGACTTTGGGTTTCGAGTCGCTTTGGGTGTGGGATCATATTTTGCTGGGCGTGGAACCTCACTTTCCCATTATTGAATCGCTATCGCTGTTGACTGCGGTGGCCGCGCGAACTGATAAGATCAAACTTGGCACGGGGGTTCTCGTTCTACCTCTCCGGAACCCCTTGGTCCTGGCAAAGCAGCTCTCCAGCATTGATCAGATATCGCAGGGACGCCTCATCGTCGGCATGGCCTCGGGCTGGTACAAGCGCGAGTTTGACGCCGTCGGCGTGCCCTTCGAGAAGCGCGGCAACATCATGGATCAGAACATCGAGATTATGAACCGGCTCTGGACGGAGGACATGGTTCGCGCCGAATACGGACAGTACAACCTTAGAAACTCCGTCATGTTTCCCAAGCCGGTGCAACAGCCGCGGCCGCAAATTCTCATCGGGGGTTATGTGGACCGGGTGCTGAAGCGGGCCGGCCAAAAGGGCGACGGATGGCTCACGTATTTCTATACGCCGGAAAGTTTTACGGCTTCTTGGGAGAAAGTTTGCCGCTTTGCCGAGGAAGCCGGGCGGGACCCCGCTTCTCTTGAGAGTACGAATCAGCTGCCCATTATGGTTGGCGGCTCTCGCTCGGAAGTGGAAGGGCCCATGAACGAGTGGCTGAACACGGAATGGGACTATGCCGACTGGAGCGATTCCACCGCCCAAAGCGCCATCATGGGAACGGCCGATGAGTGCGTGGAGCAGATCCAGGTGCACATCGCCACCGGTGTGAACCGCCTGATTTTTGTCCCCTATAAATATGAAATGGAACAAGTCGATATTTTGGCGAAGGAAATTGTGCCTCGCTTAAAAGGTATTTGA
- a CDS encoding ArgE/DapE family deacylase, giving the protein MTDEIRQKILDEVDSQREEIVELLITLVRIPSVTGDEGEIQNYIAGYLRDMGLEPDVWESDWEALKKHPEYVPVTRGYEGRPNVVSVLKGSGGGKSLLLNGHTDTVPNGPPDAWEHGPLSADVVDGRLYGRGSSDMKSGVAAIIMAAKCFLDAGLRPKGDVILDFVVDEELSGHGTLDTILRGYTADAGICCETSENAVQPGCIGRIWFEILVRGKAAGIQRRYEGINAIDLGYKIVQAVADLEKKRLETVSHPLYPNIIDAIPCMVGSMEAGSFPSAFPDTCLLKGSLATVPGEDHDAAKQSLVDQVAEAAQGDPWMKDHPPEVKFVGYYAESAAVDRDHPIVKTVAGCYEEVSGKTPEISGRQGAADTRFLNGFANIPTVIFGPGPTTQMHANNEWVAVDDVIDATKTLALSIMDWCGAEMR; this is encoded by the coding sequence ATGACCGATGAAATCAGACAAAAGATTCTCGACGAAGTGGACTCGCAGCGCGAGGAAATCGTCGAACTCTTGATCACCCTCGTTCGCATACCGAGTGTTACGGGCGATGAGGGTGAGATCCAAAATTATATCGCGGGTTATTTGCGCGATATGGGGCTTGAGCCCGATGTCTGGGAATCCGACTGGGAGGCGCTCAAAAAACATCCCGAGTACGTGCCCGTTACCAGAGGCTACGAGGGGCGGCCCAACGTTGTCAGTGTGTTGAAGGGGTCGGGCGGGGGGAAATCTCTTCTTTTAAACGGGCACACCGACACCGTGCCGAACGGCCCGCCCGATGCCTGGGAGCACGGTCCGCTTTCGGCGGATGTGGTTGATGGCCGATTATATGGCCGCGGGTCCTCTGATATGAAAAGCGGCGTTGCCGCCATCATCATGGCGGCGAAATGTTTCTTGGACGCAGGTCTCAGGCCCAAGGGCGATGTCATCTTGGATTTTGTTGTGGATGAGGAATTGAGCGGCCACGGAACGCTGGACACCATACTGCGCGGATATACGGCGGACGCGGGAATTTGCTGCGAGACGAGTGAAAACGCGGTTCAACCCGGTTGTATCGGGCGCATCTGGTTCGAGATTCTCGTCAGGGGAAAAGCGGCGGGAATTCAGCGCCGCTACGAGGGCATAAATGCCATCGATCTGGGGTACAAGATCGTCCAGGCAGTGGCGGACCTGGAGAAAAAGCGTCTCGAAACAGTTTCGCATCCCCTATATCCCAATATCATAGACGCGATTCCCTGCATGGTGGGGTCGATGGAGGCGGGCAGTTTCCCGAGTGCGTTCCCGGACACCTGCCTATTAAAAGGCAGCCTCGCCACGGTGCCGGGCGAGGATCACGATGCGGCCAAGCAAAGCCTAGTCGATCAAGTGGCCGAAGCCGCTCAGGGCGATCCGTGGATGAAGGATCATCCGCCCGAGGTCAAGTTCGTGGGCTACTACGCTGAGTCCGCCGCCGTGGACCGTGACCATCCCATCGTCAAGACAGTTGCCGGATGCTACGAGGAAGTATCGGGTAAGACGCCTGAAATATCCGGGCGCCAGGGCGCGGCGGATACCCGTTTTCTAAATGGATTTGCCAATATTCCCACGGTCATTTTCGGGCCTGGCCCCACTACGCAGATGCATGCCAATAACGAATGGGTCGCGGTGGACGACGTCATCGATGCGACGAAAACGCTTGCGCTTTCCATCATGGATTGGTGCGGCGCGGAAATGAGGTAG
- a CDS encoding 3-oxoadipate--succinyl-CoA transferase subunit B, whose translation MTTETRNCTASELLCVMSARALEDGQVVFAGVGIPLLAATLAQRMHAPGVTILFEGGTIGPHVVPGELPPTTNEQRCTRKANMLVSITEVLLLLQRGYVDVGFMGGAQIDQYGNLNSSLIGSVDEPTVRLPGTGGGNDIASLTKMIVAMPQEKRRFVESVDFVTSPGYLKGGTSRKDSGLVAGGMHRVVTDLAELSFDEETGRMKVLDLHPGVTAEKVQENTGFELIIGPDVGVTELPTDEELAALRHLDPDKVYTA comes from the coding sequence ATGACGACTGAGACGAGAAACTGCACGGCATCCGAGCTTTTGTGTGTGATGAGCGCTCGCGCACTAGAAGATGGCCAGGTCGTTTTCGCCGGGGTGGGCATCCCGCTCCTGGCCGCTACGTTGGCCCAGCGCATGCACGCGCCCGGAGTTACGATTTTGTTCGAAGGGGGCACCATCGGACCTCATGTGGTTCCGGGCGAATTACCGCCCACGACGAATGAGCAGCGATGCACCCGGAAGGCCAATATGCTGGTCAGCATTACGGAAGTTTTACTCCTTTTGCAGCGTGGATATGTGGATGTGGGTTTCATGGGCGGCGCACAGATTGATCAATACGGAAATCTAAATAGCTCGCTTATCGGCTCTGTTGATGAGCCTACTGTCAGGCTGCCCGGCACGGGCGGCGGCAACGATATTGCAAGTCTTACGAAAATGATCGTCGCCATGCCCCAGGAAAAACGCCGCTTTGTGGAGAGCGTGGACTTCGTGACAAGCCCCGGATATTTGAAAGGCGGGACTAGCCGTAAAGATTCGGGGCTGGTTGCGGGCGGTATGCACCGGGTGGTGACCGACCTCGCGGAGCTGAGCTTCGATGAGGAGACGGGACGGATGAAAGTCCTCGATCTTCATCCCGGCGTTACTGCGGAGAAAGTTCAGGAAAATACCGGATTTGAACTCATTATCGGGCCGGACGTGGGCGTTACCGAATTGCCCACCGATGAAGAGTTGGCGGCTCTTCGCCATCTTGACCCCGACAAAGTTTATACGGCCTGA
- a CDS encoding CoA transferase subunit A, with protein MSLEEACSYVNNGDHVALGGSTASRTSTAMLWALIRAKKKKLSFSRSIVSTEGDLIFASGIGNHILTSWFSQGIVWGVSRVMRHFTENKLARFEEWSHMSIGLRYRAGAMGVPFMPMRSMMGSDVAGQLDNLKEIDCPFTGEKIMLVPALNPDVALIHVQRCDAFGNAQLDGLTFMDIDMAMATNRVIITTERIISNDQIRRAPDQTKIPFFTVDAVVETPYGSAPHECYGLYEPLFSHMDYYAELTRKDPVAGANEYLEKFYYGPKNWTEYLELIGVGNLLDASRRGRSIYDD; from the coding sequence ATGTCGCTCGAGGAAGCCTGCAGTTATGTGAACAACGGCGACCACGTTGCATTAGGCGGCTCGACGGCCTCACGCACTTCTACTGCCATGTTATGGGCGCTTATCCGCGCGAAGAAAAAAAAGCTGTCCTTTTCCCGGAGTATTGTCTCAACTGAGGGAGACCTCATCTTCGCTTCGGGCATCGGTAACCACATACTCACGAGCTGGTTCAGTCAAGGAATTGTATGGGGTGTTTCGCGCGTCATGCGCCATTTCACCGAAAACAAATTGGCGCGCTTTGAGGAGTGGAGTCACATGTCCATCGGACTCCGCTACCGGGCGGGCGCGATGGGCGTCCCGTTCATGCCCATGCGATCGATGATGGGCTCTGATGTTGCTGGCCAACTCGACAATTTGAAGGAAATCGATTGCCCATTCACGGGCGAGAAAATCATGTTGGTGCCTGCGCTGAATCCCGACGTCGCGCTCATTCATGTCCAACGTTGCGATGCTTTCGGAAACGCGCAGCTCGACGGTCTTACTTTCATGGACATCGACATGGCGATGGCGACCAACCGTGTCATCATCACAACCGAGCGGATTATCTCGAACGATCAAATCCGCCGGGCGCCGGATCAAACGAAAATTCCGTTTTTCACCGTCGATGCCGTTGTGGAGACTCCTTACGGCAGCGCCCCGCATGAGTGCTACGGCCTCTATGAGCCCCTGTTTTCCCACATGGACTATTACGCCGAGCTCACGCGAAAGGACCCTGTTGCGGGCGCGAATGAGTATCTCGAAAAATTTTACTACGGGCCTAAAAACTGGACAGAATATCTGGAGCTTATCGGGGTAGGGAACTTGCTGGATGCGTCCCGGAGGGGGAGGAGCATCTATGACGACTGA
- a CDS encoding LysR family transcriptional regulator yields the protein MMNLRQLEYFYYVAKYGGFTHAARQLSFPIQQPALSIRVKALEDNLQIKLYRIVGRRFQLTPSGEYLFNGLKPFFESLDTLERHLRGETHGRLVVAEAAPMLILKDHRKALLTFRERYPDVQISVLERKWTDLLQLVSDGTVDFAFGSSPEVHGSFSFEEWTDTDYLLLCPPGHPLSQGTNITLPEISQHPLVLLEKGTADRQHIEGVFSQEYLSANVILETSSYSLINDAVVNGAGVAIVNALWPRPESKDGWHAVNASHLFGKKRIGLFRRTNVHLPPYANDYLAMLRKTLHTSQKNNLERMLL from the coding sequence ATGATGAATTTACGGCAACTCGAGTATTTTTATTATGTGGCCAAATATGGTGGGTTTACTCATGCCGCAAGACAACTTTCCTTCCCTATTCAACAACCAGCCCTTAGCATCCGGGTAAAAGCGCTCGAGGATAATCTGCAAATTAAGCTATACCGGATTGTGGGCCGAAGGTTTCAGCTTACGCCCAGCGGCGAATATCTCTTTAATGGGCTCAAACCCTTTTTCGAATCCCTCGACACACTGGAGCGCCACCTCCGAGGCGAAACCCACGGTCGGCTCGTCGTCGCCGAGGCCGCACCGATGCTAATTTTGAAAGACCATCGAAAAGCATTGCTAACATTTCGCGAGCGTTACCCGGATGTACAAATTTCAGTACTTGAAAGAAAATGGACTGACCTTCTTCAATTGGTTTCGGATGGTACTGTCGATTTCGCTTTTGGCTCATCGCCGGAAGTGCACGGAAGCTTTTCCTTTGAAGAATGGACTGACACAGACTATTTGCTCCTATGTCCACCGGGTCATCCTTTAAGCCAGGGGACCAATATAACCCTGCCTGAAATTTCACAACATCCATTAGTCCTTCTAGAGAAAGGCACTGCGGACAGGCAACACATCGAGGGGGTCTTCTCGCAGGAATATTTAAGCGCTAATGTTATCCTTGAAACATCATCTTATTCCCTGATTAACGATGCGGTGGTGAACGGCGCGGGCGTAGCCATCGTAAATGCCCTCTGGCCACGACCCGAATCGAAGGATGGATGGCATGCCGTAAACGCCTCCCATCTATTTGGAAAAAAGCGCATCGGCCTTTTTCGCCGCACTAACGTCCACCTTCCTCCCTACGCAAACGATTACCTCGCTATGCTTCGCAAAACACTGCATACGAGCCAGAAAAATAATTTAGAACGTATGCTCCTCTAA
- a CDS encoding DUF2924 domain-containing protein: MIQISEEIAALAEWTIKKFRAKWHEIYGSPPPPKMSRDLLTRAVAHHLQEASYGGIDRKTARRLRSLVEGFGKGRKATPLPPSAPKPGTRYVREWHGKTYSVTALDNGFEFNGSRYPSLSRIAREITGARWSGPRFFGLSGSEARHE; the protein is encoded by the coding sequence ATGATCCAGATTTCAGAGGAAATCGCCGCCCTGGCCGAATGGACAATTAAAAAGTTCCGCGCGAAATGGCACGAAATCTACGGCTCCCCGCCTCCCCCCAAGATGAGCCGCGACCTTCTCACCCGGGCTGTGGCCCATCATCTTCAGGAAGCTTCATATGGGGGCATAGACCGGAAAACGGCGAGGAGGCTCCGCTCGCTCGTGGAAGGCTTTGGTAAGGGAAGAAAGGCTACACCACTTCCGCCTTCCGCGCCAAAGCCAGGGACTCGGTATGTCCGCGAGTGGCACGGAAAGACCTACAGCGTGACCGCTCTTGATAACGGCTTCGAATTTAACGGAAGCCGTTATCCATCCCTTTCCCGGATAGCCCGGGAGATCACGGGCGCCCGCTGGTCAGGGCCAAGGTTTTTTGGCCTGAGCGGAAGCGAGGCCCGCCATGAATAA
- a CDS encoding recombinase family protein: MNKSSSPKTRKKLICAIYTRKSHEEGLDSDFNSLDAQREACEAFITSQRHEGWKLMPGRYDDGGYSGGTMERPGLQKILSDIGEEKIDIVVVYKVDRLTRSLNDFSKMVELFDNRQVSFVSVTQAFNTTTSMGRLTLNVLLSFAQFEREVTGERIRDKIAASKKKGMWMGGLSPLGYNSADKKILINPDEAETVRYIFNAYLRLGSVRKLKNDLDIRGIVSKKRISKSGKLLGGNPIARGALYKILNNPVYLGEIRHKENRYLGEHEAILDQALWEKVQALLKENEVIKKSGAKTKNTSLLAGLLWDERGERLSPSHAVKKEKRYRYYVSRSLFTKNRDDGGFRIPANDIEQIVIRKVWDFLGSRPQVFEAIEALSLKGTEQKRILGLATSLAKKWHGLSKTKVRSILLTIIPRIEIHPDRIDIHLSPARLVKVFEDGHENIPPAHEESEESSPLVLSVPANLKRRGIEMKMIVETENEKPRVPDPALVNLIVRAHAMKKMLVAGGGLSLWQIARREQMDRSYLTRLIRLTFLAPDITKAILEGSQPPDLTTSRLIKRKLLPVDWQEQRAEFGF, translated from the coding sequence ATGAATAAATCCTCATCTCCAAAAACCAGGAAGAAACTCATCTGCGCGATTTACACCCGCAAATCACACGAGGAAGGCCTGGATAGTGATTTCAATTCACTCGACGCCCAGCGGGAGGCCTGTGAGGCTTTCATCACAAGCCAGAGGCATGAGGGTTGGAAACTTATGCCCGGGCGCTACGATGACGGCGGCTACTCGGGCGGGACGATGGAGCGCCCGGGGCTCCAGAAAATCCTTTCAGATATCGGGGAAGAAAAGATCGACATCGTTGTCGTCTACAAGGTGGATAGGCTTACCCGGTCGCTCAATGATTTTTCGAAGATGGTGGAACTATTTGATAACAGGCAAGTCTCCTTCGTCTCGGTGACACAAGCTTTCAACACAACCACTTCGATGGGAAGACTCACGCTCAATGTCTTACTCTCATTTGCCCAGTTCGAGCGAGAAGTCACCGGGGAACGGATCAGGGACAAAATTGCGGCCTCAAAGAAAAAAGGGATGTGGATGGGGGGGCTCTCCCCTCTTGGATACAATTCGGCGGATAAAAAGATTTTAATTAATCCCGATGAAGCCGAAACTGTTCGCTATATCTTCAATGCCTACCTCAGGCTTGGCTCCGTTCGAAAGCTAAAAAACGATCTCGACATCAGGGGAATCGTCAGCAAGAAAAGAATTTCTAAAAGCGGAAAGCTCCTGGGTGGCAATCCTATCGCCCGAGGGGCGCTCTACAAGATCCTCAATAACCCGGTGTACCTGGGCGAAATCCGCCATAAGGAAAATCGCTATCTGGGCGAGCATGAAGCCATCTTGGACCAGGCGCTCTGGGAGAAGGTACAGGCCCTGCTCAAGGAAAACGAGGTTATCAAGAAGAGCGGAGCCAAAACAAAAAACACCAGCCTTCTTGCAGGGCTTTTATGGGATGAACGAGGAGAGCGTCTGTCGCCAAGCCACGCCGTCAAAAAAGAAAAGCGCTACCGCTACTATGTCTCAAGGTCACTTTTTACAAAGAACAGGGATGATGGAGGCTTTCGAATACCAGCAAACGATATCGAGCAGATCGTCATCCGAAAAGTTTGGGATTTTTTAGGGAGTCGCCCTCAAGTGTTTGAGGCCATAGAGGCGCTCTCCCTCAAGGGAACCGAGCAAAAGAGAATTTTAGGGTTGGCCACATCTCTCGCCAAAAAGTGGCATGGATTATCAAAGACAAAAGTTCGCTCCATACTCTTGACCATTATCCCCCGAATCGAGATCCATCCTGACCGAATCGACATCCATCTCTCTCCTGCTCGGCTCGTTAAAGTTTTTGAAGATGGGCACGAAAACATCCCTCCGGCACACGAAGAATCAGAGGAGAGTTCTCCTCTAGTCCTCTCGGTTCCCGCTAACCTCAAGAGACGGGGAATTGAGATGAAAATGATCGTGGAGACCGAGAATGAAAAACCGAGAGTACCCGACCCTGCCCTGGTCAATCTTATTGTCCGGGCACACGCCATGAAGAAAATGCTCGTTGCGGGAGGGGGCCTTAGTCTCTGGCAAATCGCCAGACGAGAACAAATGGATCGATCCTATCTCACCCGGCTCATCAGGCTGACCTTCCTGGCACCCGATATCACGAAGGCCATTTTAGAAGGGAGTCAGCCTCCTGACTTAACAACATCACGCCTGATCAAAAGAAAACTCCTACCCGTGGACTGGCAGGAACAACGAGCGGAATTCGGATTTTAA
- a CDS encoding Fic family protein — translation MINSSSLQITHEILALIAEIDEFKGTWRAIGRIAPERLSKLRRVATIESIGSSTRIEGSQLSNRQVEQLLSNIEIRSFSTRDEQEVAGYAETMDGVFENWEAIDLTENHIKQLHRDLLKYSDKDERHRGEYKTIPNHVEAFGPDGESLGILFDTASPFDTPRLMTELIGWTHQSLEENSHHPILAAAIFTVVFLEIHPFQDGNGRLSRILTTMLLLRAGYSYVPYSSLESVVEKSKESYYLALRQTQGTIRLDEPDWQPWVLYFLKALVQQKNQLERKIERERILLGDLPELSIRIMEIAREHGRVTISEAGKVTGVNRNTIKDHVRSLAEKGHLTRHGAGRGTWYSFS, via the coding sequence ATGATAAATTCATCATCACTTCAGATCACACACGAGATTTTGGCTCTCATCGCTGAAATCGATGAGTTCAAAGGTACGTGGCGTGCCATCGGCCGAATCGCACCTGAGCGGCTCTCAAAATTAAGGCGTGTGGCCACAATCGAAAGCATTGGCTCCTCGACACGCATAGAAGGATCGCAGCTGAGCAATCGCCAGGTGGAGCAACTTCTCTCCAATATTGAAATCAGGTCATTCTCCACACGGGACGAGCAAGAGGTCGCCGGTTACGCTGAAACCATGGACGGCGTATTTGAAAACTGGGAAGCGATCGACCTCACCGAAAACCACATCAAACAACTTCACCGCGACCTATTAAAATATTCAGACAAAGACGAGAGACATCGCGGCGAATACAAGACAATTCCAAATCATGTTGAAGCCTTTGGTCCGGACGGCGAGAGCTTGGGGATTTTATTCGATACGGCCTCGCCATTTGACACACCTCGTCTCATGACTGAATTGATAGGCTGGACTCATCAGAGCCTTGAGGAAAACTCACATCATCCAATTCTCGCCGCTGCGATCTTTACCGTTGTGTTCCTTGAAATTCATCCGTTTCAGGATGGCAATGGACGCCTCTCTCGAATTCTGACTACCATGCTTTTGCTTCGCGCCGGTTATTCTTATGTCCCCTATTCTTCGCTAGAGAGCGTGGTCGAAAAAAGCAAGGAATCCTATTATCTCGCCCTTCGCCAAACGCAGGGCACAATCAGATTGGACGAACCGGACTGGCAACCCTGGGTCCTTTACTTCCTCAAAGCTTTGGTACAGCAGAAGAATCAGCTTGAGAGAAAGATTGAGCGGGAGCGGATTTTGCTTGGGGATTTACCCGAACTCTCGATTCGAATCATGGAAATAGCCCGCGAGCATGGCCGCGTGACGATCAGCGAAGCAGGGAAAGTTACTGGCGTCAACAGAAACACGATAAAGGATCATGTCCGCTCTCTCGCGGAGAAGGGGCATCTAACAAGACATGGCGCCGGCCGCGGCACCTGGTACTCGTTTTCCTGA